The DNA window CAGTTTCGCTTATATTTCCGATTCGCACCTCTATGAAAAAAAACTGAATGAACGATTCGTGCGTCAGCTTGAACGCGCTGTCACGGATGTCAACGCGCTCGACCCGCAACCCGATTTCGTTTTGTACGGCGGCGACCTCGCGCAACTCGGACAGGCGAGCGAATTAAAACTCGGCGCGGAAATTCTCAAACAGCTCAAAGCGCCGATGAAGATAATGGTTGGCGAACACGACTGGTTTTTGGATATGGGCGATTTGTGGAAAGAGCTTTTCGGCGAGCCTTATTATTCATTCGAGCACAAAGGCGTTCACTTTATTACCTTGATGAGCGTCAATGAAAAAGATTTCTGGACGGCGAAAGGGTTGACGCCGATGCAGCGCATGCAGATTGTCGCGGGACTCGATGATGGTCGCCAGAGCCGTTTTGAAGTCGGTGAAGCGGGGCGCGAATGGCTCAAACGCGACCTGGCGAAAGTTCCCAAAACCACGCCGCTTGTCGTCTTTTCGCATTCGCCGCTTTACAAATATTATCGCGACTGGAATTTCTGGACAGACGACGCCGAGCAGGTGCAGGCGATTCTCCGTCCCTACAAATCGGTCACGGTGATTCACGGGCATACGCATCAGGTTTTATCCAATCGCATCGGCAACATTCATTTTCATGGAATGCTGGCGACCGCCTGGCCCTGGCCCTATGCGCCGACAGGCTTGCCGAAACTCACCGTGCAGATGAATCGTCCAGACCCGTTCAATCAAACCGAGGGGATGGGCGACGGGCAAGTCACGGTCAATCCGAGCGGCTACGTGGATATGCGTTACGATTTGTGGAATCGCAATCCGATGATGGTTTCCGAAAAATATCTGGCTTCAAACGGCACGCTGGATAAACCGGCAAAGACGACGCTGGAGTCCTATTAGAAAGGAGCGATGAACGATGAAAAGAAAATGGTTGAAGATGCTGATGCTGGTTGGCTTCATCGGCGCAGGCGTTATGTGCTACCAAGTCGCGCGAGCGCAGGAACCGAAACATCCGCCGGTGCCAGGCGATGGCAAAAATCTGGTCGTGCAACTTTGCGATGGCAAAACCTATATCAAGGTTCCGGGCGTTGCTGCTGACGGGCGCATGAACGCGGAGCAGGCGCAAGCCGTATCCAATCAATTGATGTCGATGTGGATGACCACGGTTGACAAAGCGACGGCTGAAGCCTGGGCGCGCGAAATTGCTGAGGCACAGGCTGCCGAAGCTAAAGGTAAAAAAGCAACTGCGAAAAAAAATGCGGAGGTTGCACAATCACCCAAAGAGCAGCCGGTTGATTTCAGCAATCGCGATAAGTTGATTTGGGAAAAAGAATTGACGCGGGAGATCGAATACGGCAATCAGATTTTTCATAGCGACCAGTTGATTGGCAGCGCCAACGGGGTTGCCTGTGCGATGTGTCATCCGAACGCATCGAATACCCATCCCGAAACCTATCCCAAATTTCAAATTCAGTTGAAAAAAGTAGCGTTGCTGCGCGATATGATTAACTGGTGTATTGAAAACCCGGCGCGCGGTCCGCGCCTGGCGGCTGATGACCCGAAGATGCGCGCCCTGGAAGCCTATATTATGGCGCAGCGCAAAGGGGTAGCGATGACTCCGGGCAAACACTGATTGATTTTAGCTCTCAGGAAATTGGAACCGCCAAGCCGTCAACAACACCAAATTATTTTGAGAACTTTTGGCGTTCTTGGCGGTTTGCGCTTGCTCTTTAAAATTAAAAAATCCAGGTTGACAGTGGCTCATTGCCCCTTTGGGGCAAAAGAAATTAGCCTGGGATGCAGCCACAGGTCAATGAGCCAGTTAAATCTCGCGCGCCCTGAAGGGGCGCAGGACGCTTGAGTTTCCTGCGCCCCTTCAGGGGCAATGGCATGAAGTTAGGCGGCGTGGATGTAATGCAGGTTGTCTAACCTGCGGCGGTCTTGGTCGAAGACCCCTTGAAATTTCGAGGACGGACTTTTCTAAATCGGCGCAGACTCGACCGTCTGCGCTACCGTTTTCCTTACCTTCATGCCATCGCCCTTCAGGGCGCGTGGGCGAGGCGTTCCTCACATCCCAGCGGCTGCACCGCTGGCTAATTTCCGCAGGGTTCAATGAACTGGCAACTTGGGTTAAAAAGTCGCTTTGAGCCACTCGGTCAGTTGTTGAAAGGCTTTGCCGCGATGACTGACCGCAGTCTTTTCTTCGTGTGTGAGTTGGGCAAACGTTTTTCCGAAAGGTTCATAGAAAAACAGCGGGTCGTAACCGAATCCGCCTGTGCCTCGCGGTTCTCTCGTGAGTCGTCCGCGCGCTGTGCCTGTAAAAATTTTTTCGCCGCCTTCCCAGACAAATGCCGCGACGCAAACGAATTCGGCTCCACGTTTTTCATCGGGCACATCTTTCATCTCTTCGAGCAATTTCAGATTGCGGTCAGGGTCGGTTGCGCCAACGCCGGCAAAGCGCGCCGAATAGACGCCGGGTGCGCCATTCAAGGCATCGACCGCAAGACCCGAATCATCGGCGATTGTTGGCATACCGGACAGGCGATGATAATAACGGGCTTTCAGTAATGCGTTTTCGGCAAAAGTTGAACCGGTTTCAAGGTCATCCTGAGTTTCTAAATCGTCTAAGCCAATGACTTCAAACCCTTCGTCACCGAGAATTTTTCTAAGTTCCCGAATCTTTCCTTCATTGGTTGTTGCCAGTAGTAGTCGCATCGAACCAAGTATAATCGGTCAAATTGAATAAGAAAAATTTTCCACAAACATATGTATTTTTTACACGCAATTTCTATCTATCCAAGTGTAGCGAATTGTGAACATGGAGTAACTTTGCCGAAAAATAAGGGATTCTACCCGAAACCGGTGCTGCCTTTTTTCTGGCACTGAGATTGCTCAGGATTAGATGGGGCAAGAGATACGGGTGATTCTCAAATCACTTCCTGTTCTCGATTCTTGGTTGCCGGGGTGAGGACGGCAACCGGAACCAAGGCGATGCAGTCATCCCACGCTGCATCGCCCATTTTTTTTGTCCGCATACTCTTTCGCTCACCTGAGCTTGAACTCATCCCAAGGTTATTTCGTCCAATCTGTACGAAAACAGTTTCCTTAACCAAGTTGTGCCGCTTGAATCAATTAATAGAATCGCCTTTATTTGAACAGATTTTTCGCTTACCTTGACACTCTGAACCTTGCGCCGATATTGTCTGACTCAGGATGCTGGAAGAATACAGGAGAGAATACACAGACTTTAATAATCAATTCATGCGCGAGTATTACCTGTTCCTCTCAGGTCAAAAGAGCGAACTGGAATTGACGCGGATTTACGAACGCTACAGCGATTTATTTACTGCCGATGCGATTAGTCGCCTGAAACAACTGCTCGATACGAGTTCGCCGGATTTTGAAACCCTACGCGCTTCGATTAATCACCTGTTGCAGTTTGCCACCGACCATTACCTCGAAAATGCCGCGAAAACCTTAACCGAAGAGGTCAGCCGATTTGAATCGCGTTCCAGCATCCAATGGCAGGGACGCGAGATTACTTTCCAGGGCGCAATGGTGGCAATCAAAACCGAAGGTGACCGCGATTTGCGGCGCGACCTTTATAAAAAACGCGCAGAATTAATCGCAGCCTCGAATGATTTGCGGGTCGAAAGAATTGCCAAACTACAGGGCGCAGCCCAAACCCTGGGGTTTACCAGTTACGCCAATCTTTATGAAACGCTTCGCAAAAAAGATTATTCGCAACTTGCCGGTGAAGTGCAGAACTTGCTCGATAAAACCGAAATCGTTTATGTTCAACGCCTCGACGAAGCCTTGCGCCAAACCCTCAACATTCGCATTGAAGACGCTGAACGGGTTGATGCGTTGTACTTTTTAAATTTGAGCGGATTTGACAGGCGGTTTCCTGCCGGTGAATTGTTGCGGGTTTATCAAGACACGATGGCAGGTTTAGGCATTCATATCGAGAGCCAGAAAAATGTTTTCATTGATGATGCGGAACGTCCGCGTAAAAGTCCGCGCGCGTTTTGCGCGCCGATTCGCGTGCCCGAAGAGATTAAACTGGTCATCCGTCCGGTTGGCGGGCAATCCGATTATCAGGCGATGCTACACGAAGGCGGGCATGCTCAACATTACGCCTGGGCATCTGCCGAGTTGAGTCCCGAATTTAAATACACCGGCGATTACGGACTCACGGAAACCTTTGCATTTCTCTTTGACCATCTGCCGCAGGAAAGCGCCTGGCTGGCGCAAACCCTCAATTTCCGCGACAGCAAAAACTACATTCATTCGTCGAAACTTTCGCGACTGTTGATGACCCGACGCTATGCCGGAAAATTAATTTATGAATACGAACTGCATTCATCGGGCGATTTCAATAAGGGGGCGAAGCTGTATGCCGAGCAACAAACTAACTCGACGAAATTCAACACGCCTGAAGTCGATTTTCTCACTGATATGGATGACAGTTTTTATTCGGCGAATTATCTGCGCGCCTGGGCGTTTGAAGTCATGTTGCGCGATTATCTAAAGACCAAATTTGATAATAAGTGGTGGACGTCGCGCCGCGCCGGAAATTTCCTGAAAGACATCTGGGACACCGGCGACCGTTTCGATGCCGATGAAATCGCTTCGCAAATCGGACTGGGGGCAATCAGTTTCGATATGTTGATTGACGAATTCAACCGCGAATTGCGCTAGCGATTTTTAATCGACCACGCTCTTGAGCGTTGGTAGTTTTCCAAACACGTAAACTTAAAGCTTGATTTCATCCCTTTACCAATGGCCAGAATAATCAAAGTCAGACTTGCAGAGCGCAGCTACGAAATAAATATCGCTGTCGGTTTATTGGATAAACTTGGCGACTTAACCCGCGCGGCAATCGGAGACAAAGAACGCAACCTCATCATCGTCAGTAATCCGACGGTGTACGCGCTGTATGGCAAACGAGTGGAGCGCGCGTTTAAACAGGCCGGTTTTCATACGCAAAAATTTTTAATGCCCGACGGCGAGCGTTTTAAAAGTCTGAAAACTGCCGAATCGCTTTATAAATTTTTAATTGAGCAGAGAGTCGAACGTTCGGACGTTATCGTCGCGCTGGGTGGCGGTGTGGTTGGCGACCTCGCGGGATTTGTCGCGGCAACCTATTTGCGCGGCATCAAATTCATTCAAATTCCGACCACCTTGATTGCCCAGATTGATAGTTCAATCGGCGGCAAAACCGGGGTCAATCACCAACTGGGTAAAAATCTCATCGGCGCTTTTCATCAACCCTCGCTCGTGGTTATCGATAGCCTGACCTTACGGACACTGCCACCGCGTGAAATTCAGGCGGGTTTACAGGAAGCCATCAAATACGGGGTCATCAAAGACCGCAAACTGTTTCACTTCATCGCAAAAAATATGCTGACATTCAAAAGCGGCGATGATGCGGCATTTGAACATTTGATTGCGCGTTCCTGTGAAATCAAAGCGCGGGTGGTTGAACGCGATGAACACGAAGGCAATTTGCGGCGCATTCTTAATTTCGGTCACACTGTGGGGCATGCGCTGGAAGCCGTTACCCATTATCGTCGCTTTCTGCATGGTGAAGCCGTTGGTCTGGGAATGCGCGCCGCCGCCCGCATTGCCGAACGCGCCGGTCTGCTTTCGCGAAAAGACGCTCAGGCAATCAATGATGCGGTTTTAAGTGTTGGTCAACTTCCTTCGACAAATACTCTTGCCCTTGATGCTATAATGGAGGCGATGCAACGCGATAAAAAAGCCGAAAGCGGACGCCTTGCTTTTGTGCTGCCGATTGCAATCGGTCGCGTGGTTATCAAATCCGATTTGCCCCTGCCATTAATTAAATCTGCAATCAAAGAGACACTTTTGTAGCCAGACCATTTTATTCAACCTCCATTTGTGTCGGGCGAGCTAACATATTGAGATTTGTGTTTGAGGAAACGATTATGAGCAATTTATCAAATGCCCGCGTCAATGAACGCGGCGCCGTCAGTATAAAAACCATTCTGGTGATGATGCTTTCAGCTCTCACGATTTTTTCGGTGCTTAAAATTACGCCGGTTTATATGGAACAGCGCCAGGTGGTATATGAAGTTGATGAGTTAGCCAACAAAGCTGCGGTGAGAAATTTGAAAGCTGATGAGGTTAAAAAAGCTGCTGAAAGCTTGCGCGCCAAATATGAGTTACCGGAAGGCAGCATCAACGTGATGAATGTCAGTGAAAATAAAACCCAGATCAATGTTTCGTATAACCGCGTCATTGATTTGTTGCTCACGAAATACAATTGGAAAGTCGATTATCTGGCAAACGGCAAATCGTTCTAGGTCACTCTGGTTTGCCATTCACCAGGCTTTGCTTACCGGACGCGACCGCGCAAAAGTGGTGACGGGCAAATCAGGACGGCGCAGACCGTGCATTGACTCTTTAATGAATGCGCTTCTATGATTTTAGAAAGTGTTTTCATTAAGGAGTAGCATCGTGCATCGTTTAATCTGCAAATCTTTCATCCTTTTATTCCTGTTTATTTCTTTCCTCTGTTCACAAACGCTGGCGCAAAGCGGCAGAGGTCGTCCGGTCAACCCGGCGCGCAATCCCGGCAATCCTGCTGCTACACCTGCGCAACCGGTCACCGTCCCGGAAGCCACTTCGGTTATTAAACAGGAACAACTTGCCAATACCGCACGATTCGTCTTGAAAAATGGCATCACGGTAATCATTCGTGAAGCCCACGCCTATCCGCTGGTGGCTGTTGAAGCGCGTTTCAAAACCGGCTTATTCAATGAACCCGAATCTGCCAAAGGCTTCTCCGCTCTGGTTGCGCGAATGATGTTTCGCGGCACGCAATTCAGAAAAGCCGAACAAATCCTGAGTGACACACGCGCCATTGGCATATTGATGAATGATGCTTCGGCTTATGAACACACGTCGATTAATCTGATTTCGCCGCAGAACAAAATTAAAGAAGCCCTGGCGATTCAAGCCGATTTGTTGCAAAACCCGTTATTTGCCGCCGAAGATTTAAGCCGCGAACTCGCTTTGAATGAAGATGTTTTCACAACCAGCTTGATTACCGCGCGTGAAAAGGCAGGCGCGTTTTTTGATGCCGCGACCAATGCACAATTGAAAAGTTTTAATCCTGAAAATTATTCAGTGTCGCGCTTGCTCAACTTGTCGCAAAATATTTCAAGCGGCAATTTTCAACTCAATCCGCAGATTACCCGCGAACAATTGCTTGAGTTTTATCAAAGCCATTTTCGCCCGGACAATTTAATCATCACAGTGGTCGGCGATGTCGTGACCTTCAATGTGCTGGTTGAAATTCAAAGGCTTTACGGCACCTTCAAAATTCAACCTGTAACTGCTGTTCAACCAACGCCGGCTACAACCACAACGACAAAAGGCAAGCCTGCGGCAACACAGGCGGCTTCTACCAAATCACAAGCACCGAAGCCCAGCACCGCAACCAATCCGTCCGCGAAACCAGGCGAAGCGGCAAATCAACCGAGCGCGCCAAGCCCTGCTAAACTTGATGCCAGCGGTTCGCAAACCTCAGCTCCGACAACCGCGCCAGCGCCGCCAACAGAAGCCTTGCGCTACGGCAATGAACGCGGCGACATCGGTCAATCAATTGTGAATGTCGGTTTTCAAGTAGCGGGTTTTAATACAAAAGAATGGGTGGCGATTGAATTGCTTAACGCGATCATGGCACAGGGCAGAGGTTCACGGCTGCACAGAAGTTTGGTTCAAGAACAAGCTCTGGCAAGCCATATTGAATCGAATTATTTGCCTTTCGCTGAAAAAGGATTTTTGTTTGTTCGGATGCTTGTGCCACCGAGTGGCATTGATAAAGCTGAAGCAACGTTGTTCAGAGAGTTGAATCTTTTGCGTCGCGAAATCCCTGCTGCAAGCGAAATGGCACGCGCCAAAATGCTTCTTGAAAAACGTTTCTTTGAAACGACAAACGACTATGCCACCCAAGCCGCATTGCTTGCCCACGCAGAAGCCGCGCAAGGCGGGATTCGCGCCCACCTCGATTATCTGAAAACGCTGCGCGCCGTCACCGCAGAAGA is part of the Acidobacteriota bacterium genome and encodes:
- the aroB gene encoding 3-dehydroquinate synthase, whose translation is MARIIKVRLAERSYEINIAVGLLDKLGDLTRAAIGDKERNLIIVSNPTVYALYGKRVERAFKQAGFHTQKFLMPDGERFKSLKTAESLYKFLIEQRVERSDVIVALGGGVVGDLAGFVAATYLRGIKFIQIPTTLIAQIDSSIGGKTGVNHQLGKNLIGAFHQPSLVVIDSLTLRTLPPREIQAGLQEAIKYGVIKDRKLFHFIAKNMLTFKSGDDAAFEHLIARSCEIKARVVERDEHEGNLRRILNFGHTVGHALEAVTHYRRFLHGEAVGLGMRAAARIAERAGLLSRKDAQAINDAVLSVGQLPSTNTLALDAIMEAMQRDKKAESGRLAFVLPIAIGRVVIKSDLPLPLIKSAIKETLL
- a CDS encoding XTP/dITP diphosphatase; translation: MRLLLATTNEGKIRELRKILGDEGFEVIGLDDLETQDDLETGSTFAENALLKARYYHRLSGMPTIADDSGLAVDALNGAPGVYSARFAGVGATDPDRNLKLLEEMKDVPDEKRGAEFVCVAAFVWEGGEKIFTGTARGRLTREPRGTGGFGYDPLFFYEPFGKTFAQLTHEEKTAVSHRGKAFQQLTEWLKATF
- a CDS encoding pitrilysin family protein: MHRLICKSFILLFLFISFLCSQTLAQSGRGRPVNPARNPGNPAATPAQPVTVPEATSVIKQEQLANTARFVLKNGITVIIREAHAYPLVAVEARFKTGLFNEPESAKGFSALVARMMFRGTQFRKAEQILSDTRAIGILMNDASAYEHTSINLISPQNKIKEALAIQADLLQNPLFAAEDLSRELALNEDVFTTSLITAREKAGAFFDAATNAQLKSFNPENYSVSRLLNLSQNISSGNFQLNPQITREQLLEFYQSHFRPDNLIITVVGDVVTFNVLVEIQRLYGTFKIQPVTAVQPTPATTTTTKGKPAATQAASTKSQAPKPSTATNPSAKPGEAANQPSAPSPAKLDASGSQTSAPTTAPAPPTEALRYGNERGDIGQSIVNVGFQVAGFNTKEWVAIELLNAIMAQGRGSRLHRSLVQEQALASHIESNYLPFAEKGFLFVRMLVPPSGIDKAEATLFRELNLLRREIPAASEMARAKMLLEKRFFETTNDYATQAALLAHAEAAQGGIRAHLDYLKTLRAVTAEDVQRIAAKYLALINTSAYEYESGFAPPRSFDAAKFSETVLAWAPSFAEPVDAKQVRSTAESAKATVNATGVEKSADQLGVLESMQPLEVKNFSTLHGPQAYVKENHTKPIVSVAFLFQGGRMIEDETNSGVTELMLRSMLYGSTKRPQTASQLEEMGAEIAVINEADFYGLQVNVLSPNAEAALRMVRELIEDPAFDDDYIKKAINEQIGFIHRDRNAAMIRAGELFQQALFPNHTYGFPAHGREEVVSKLTGEFVREWHARTIKRQVPFIIIVGDTNGSSLITSEIATGFRRNETDSALKARVTQPVKPEEKIVASRLSQTYFTMGFPAAKGDSADTVALALVEALMNGKTGRLMAELRTRQGLVNHAFLDHQAMKITGTITAQFVSSVENESRARAVLVAELEKLTKTALSADELASAKAIATTTNLLAAQSYRSNIFAYARAVCYQKPVAEVDMLEERLNKSTADEVKRIFAGYFKPATLWTGIVRGTQSPKPNSQ
- a CDS encoding metallophosphoesterase, whose translation is MITLKWTKRRKEYLRERDRWFKELMSAGQVEPGRRKFMKMAASAAGAAVGASFVPHSFQMVDVVNAATGAQSGAIKPFSFAYISDSHLYEKKLNERFVRQLERAVTDVNALDPQPDFVLYGGDLAQLGQASELKLGAEILKQLKAPMKIMVGEHDWFLDMGDLWKELFGEPYYSFEHKGVHFITLMSVNEKDFWTAKGLTPMQRMQIVAGLDDGRQSRFEVGEAGREWLKRDLAKVPKTTPLVVFSHSPLYKYYRDWNFWTDDAEQVQAILRPYKSVTVIHGHTHQVLSNRIGNIHFHGMLATAWPWPYAPTGLPKLTVQMNRPDPFNQTEGMGDGQVTVNPSGYVDMRYDLWNRNPMMVSEKYLASNGTLDKPAKTTLESY
- a CDS encoding cytochrome C — encoded protein: MKRKWLKMLMLVGFIGAGVMCYQVARAQEPKHPPVPGDGKNLVVQLCDGKTYIKVPGVAADGRMNAEQAQAVSNQLMSMWMTTVDKATAEAWAREIAEAQAAEAKGKKATAKKNAEVAQSPKEQPVDFSNRDKLIWEKELTREIEYGNQIFHSDQLIGSANGVACAMCHPNASNTHPETYPKFQIQLKKVALLRDMINWCIENPARGPRLAADDPKMRALEAYIMAQRKGVAMTPGKH